A stretch of the Methanobrevibacter sp. TMH8 genome encodes the following:
- the thrC gene encoding threonine synthase, whose translation MIECVSCNAKYDDNEVIYNCKECGSVLEVVVDIDKSDVPRETFDCRKDVLWKYKEFMPVDETKIVSLDEGGTPFCKCNKLGEKLGIDLYVKVEGSNPTGSFKDRGMSVGMTKAMELGVDTVGCASTGNTSASLAAYAARAGLRCVVLLPSGKVALGKLAQAMFHGAEVLSVNGNFDEALETVTALALEKHLYLLNSINPYRLEGQKSIGFEVVHELGWKSPDRIVLPVGNAGNISAIWKGITEFHNAGYIEDLPMMTGIQAEGAAPIANSFRKNTMDMVPVQDPETIATAIRIGAPVSSIKALRAIYDSNGYAETVNDDEILAAQLDLARYEGIGVEPASAASIAGVKKLVEEGVVDKGEQVVCIVTGHLLKDPNTAINACTEPIEIDADVEALKKILLNK comes from the coding sequence ATGATTGAGTGTGTAAGTTGTAATGCAAAATATGATGATAATGAAGTCATCTATAATTGTAAAGAATGTGGTTCTGTATTAGAAGTTGTTGTGGATATTGATAAATCAGATGTTCCACGTGAAACTTTTGATTGTAGAAAAGATGTTTTATGGAAATATAAAGAATTCATGCCAGTTGATGAAACTAAAATAGTTTCTCTTGATGAAGGAGGAACTCCTTTTTGTAAATGTAATAAACTTGGTGAAAAACTTGGAATTGATCTTTATGTTAAAGTAGAAGGTTCCAATCCTACTGGTAGTTTCAAAGATAGGGGTATGAGTGTTGGTATGACTAAAGCTATGGAGCTTGGTGTTGATACTGTTGGTTGTGCTTCTACAGGAAATACATCTGCATCTCTTGCAGCTTATGCAGCTAGGGCTGGTCTTCGTTGTGTTGTTCTTCTTCCTAGTGGTAAAGTAGCTCTTGGAAAGTTAGCTCAAGCAATGTTCCATGGAGCTGAAGTTTTATCTGTAAACGGTAATTTTGACGAAGCTCTTGAAACTGTAACTGCTCTTGCTCTTGAAAAACATTTATATCTTCTTAATTCTATTAATCCATACAGATTAGAAGGACAAAAATCAATTGGATTTGAAGTTGTTCATGAACTTGGTTGGAAATCTCCAGATAGAATAGTTCTTCCTGTTGGTAATGCAGGTAATATTTCAGCTATATGGAAAGGAATTACTGAATTTCATAATGCTGGCTATATAGAAGATCTTCCAATGATGACTGGTATTCAAGCTGAAGGTGCAGCTCCTATAGCTAATTCTTTTAGAAAAAATACTATGGACATGGTTCCAGTTCAAGATCCAGAAACTATAGCTACAGCTATTAGAATTGGTGCTCCTGTTAGTTCTATTAAAGCTCTTAGAGCTATTTATGATTCTAATGGTTATGCTGAAACTGTTAACGATGATGAAATATTAGCTGCTCAATTAGATCTTGCTAGATATGAAGGAATAGGTGTAGAACCTGCTTCAGCTGCTTCAATAGCTGGTGTTAAAAAGCTTGTTGAAGAAGGTGTTGTAGATAAAGGAGAACAAGTTGTTTGTATTGTAACTGGTCATTTACTTAAAGACCCTAATACAGCTATTAATGCTTGTACAGAACCTATTGAAATTGATGCTGATGTTGAAGCATTAAAAAAGATTTTGTTGAATAAATAG